From Gopherus flavomarginatus isolate rGopFla2 chromosome 7, rGopFla2.mat.asm, whole genome shotgun sequence, the proteins below share one genomic window:
- the LOC127055383 gene encoding uncharacterized protein LOC127055383: MEPKLLRTLLMNVASTSRLAVELFLQLQSDSEESDDDIDSPDARDNKLLVAVTDMLSTVERHLWARETSTEWWDHIILQVWDDKQWLQNFRMRKATFMGLCAELAPTLRHKDTRLRSALSVEKRVAIAIWKMATPDSYRSVVNQFGVGKSTVGIALMQVCRAINCILLRRIVTLGNMQDILDGFAQMGFSNCGGAIDGTHIPILAPPHLASEYINRKGYFSVVLQALVDHRGRFIDIYTGWPGKVHDARIFRNSGLFMKLQAGTFFPDHKITVGDVEMPIVILGDPTYPLMPWLMKLYTGKLDRSKDRFNYRLSRCRMTVECAFGHLKGRWRFLQPLILSLAN; the protein is encoded by the exons atggagcccaagctgctgaggactttgctgatgaatgttgccagcacatcacgtttggcagttgagctattccttcagctccaaagtgacagtgaggagtccgatgatgatattgattcgcctgacgcgcgtgacaataaattgcttgtggcagtaacggacatgctcagcaccgtggaacgccacctttgggctcgggaaacaagcactgagtggtgggatcacatcatcctgcaagtctgggatgacaagcagtggctgcagaactttcggatgagaaaagccactttcatgggactgtgtgctgagctcgccccgaCCCTGCGGCataaggacacgagattgagatcTGCCCTGTCAgtagagaagcgggtggctattgcaatctggaagatggcaactccagacagctaccgatcagtcgtgaaccagtttggagtgggaaagtcaaccgttggaatagcgttgatgcaagtttgcagggccattaattgcatcctgctaagaagaatcgtgactctggggaacatgcaggacattctggatggctttgcacaaatgggtttctctaactgtggaggggcgatagatgggacgcatattcctattctggcaccaccccacctggcatccgagtacattaatcggaaggggtatttctctgtggttctccaagcgcttgtggatcaccgtgggcgtttcattgacatttacacaggatggcctggaaaggtgcatgatgcacgcatctttcggaacagtggcctgttcatgaagctgcaggccgggacttttttcccagaccacaagatcacagtaggggatgtcgaaatgcccattgtgatccttggagaccccacttacccgttaatgccatggctcatgaaactgtatacagggaagcttgacaggagcaaggaccggttcaactacaggctgagccgatgcagaatgactgtggagtgtgcttttggccatttaaaagggcgctggagat tcctgcagcctcttattctctctctGGCAAACTGA